One Oncorhynchus masou masou isolate Uvic2021 chromosome 2, UVic_Omas_1.1, whole genome shotgun sequence genomic region harbors:
- the LOC135558179 gene encoding growth arrest-specific protein 2-like, with the protein MNSPVETEDDQYSPIHLTGLGICCPLSPKQHHNGPGLERPQQYTKWLPSRHEDSLLPMREDLALWLNMFLDSEVTADSLMDRLDNGVLLCQLAEDLQERMIQASNGKTFVRRVIHW; encoded by the exons ATGAACAGTCCGGTGGAAACAGAGGACGACCAATACAGTCCAATACATCTCACTGGGCTCGGAATATGTTGCCCCCTCAGTCCCAAACAGCACCACAATGGTCCTGGTCTGGAGAGACCACAGCAGTACACCAAATGGCTCCCCAGCCGCCACGAGGACAGCCTGCTGCCCATGAGAGAGGACCTGGCTCTCTGGCTCAACATGTTTCTGG ACTCTGAGGTCACGGCTGACAGCCTGATGGACAGGCTGGATAATGGGGTTCTGCTGTGCCAGCTGGCCGAGGACCTACAGGAGAGGATGATCCAAGCCAGCAATGGCAAG ACCTTCGTCCGCAGGGTGATTCATTGGTGA